One window from the genome of Nicotiana sylvestris chromosome 9, ASM39365v2, whole genome shotgun sequence encodes:
- the LOC104248342 gene encoding protein NOI4-like produces the protein MTSQEKGRPLPKFGEWDVNDPASADGYTVIFANARDEKKATGTAASCAPASSPRAEATSRQNDSCQQDPTKKRFCCF, from the exons ATGACTTCT CAAGAGAAAGGTCGACCATTGCCCAAATTTGGTGAATGGGATGTGAATGATCCAGCCTCAGCAGACGGGTACACAGTTATATTTGCCAACGCTAGAGATGAGAAGAAAGCCACTGGGACTGCGGCCAGTTGTGCACCAGCATCATCACCCAGAGCTGAAGCTACGTCTAGACAAAATGACTCATGTCAGCAAGATCCAACG AAAAAGAGGTTTTGCTGTTTCTGA